The nucleotide window CTAAATTACATTTAACATACTTCCTCTAACAAGAAGGAAAGTTGACTTATTCTATTTTACAATAAACTTATTCTATTGTCCACTTATTTGTTTTGCTCTTATCATTGCAATTAAGGATGGAAAAGTTAGCTGCAAAGAGTAGAAGTAGTAATGCTAAGGTAATTGGAAGCATAATCTCAATAGCAGGTGCTTTTGTGTTGACTTTCTACAAAGGACCATCCATCATGAATTCATCTTTACTTCATCAACCAGTTGACTTTCTCAAGTCAGAGGATTCAAGTTGGGCTTTTGCTGGCATTCTTCTAACAATCGTCTATTTGATGTTTTCACTTTGGTACATTTTAATGGTAGGATTTATGGAatgttttgatcatattttaaaagttttaaacaCCAAATTCCACACTACTAAGCGtggaacattttcttttatctatAATAACCctcatttacttattttttatttttttattaatcttctGGTTTTTGGTGAAAAGGGTTATAGTAATATGAAATTCGATCGAAAAGTTAATAAAGTTTGGTAAAAAATTGTTCTATTCGAGAATCGAATTCGGTTCTCCTAAACAATTCGTGTGTTAACCACTTAAGTCAGAGCACTTAGTTCCTCCCTTATCAATTAGAACATGTTTTCTTATTTGAGTTCTTGCTCGAAATAACCTGTTGAATATTGAGAGGTTTTTATCTTATATtcaagtatattttttttaaagtatattCATGTGTattctctaaaattttgttgtttatttttgaGGTTCATGATTCTTGTCTATTGTTTGTGACTTGGTTCATGTGGATGTGGTGGTAGTATGAGAGATATTCTCGGTGGTCATTATAtggagtgtttttttttttttttttaagggaacttGTTAGAGTTATGatcaatatttttcaacatgaatatatttttatacaaaataagAGATATTATACTTCAAAACACGAAGACGGGACTTAACACTAACACACAaacacttttgaaaaaaaataaaagttactgAATATAACAATATGTATTGAATGTCTCAATTTGATGtcttcaatttaaatttattaatatgtTGAAAAATACGTGTTAAGGGAAATGAGAAAGTATCGCTAGTATTATTCTTCTCGAAAATATGCAAGATACTTGTTTTTTCATAGAATCAATATCCTTTACAAGTAaatatttcttcatttctttttatttagttCCTAATCCTATATTCATTTCACAGGTGCATATCTTGAAAGAGTTCTCAGATGAAGTAACTTTAGTCTTGTTATACACCATAACTGCTACCATCATATCAACAGTTGTAGCATTGTTATCAGTTCCAAATGCAAGTGCTTGGAAAATAGGACTAAATCTCTCACTCATCTCTATAGTTTCTTCTGTAAGATACACTTGAAAGTACTATTGCTGTACTTGACCAAATAAATTTACAGCTCTTAATTTGACACATTTATATTTCTAGGGgatttttggaaaattaataAGCAGTATAGTTTATGCATGGTCATTGCGCTTAAAGGGAGCTGTCTATGTAACATCATTCAAGCCACTCCAAATTGTGTTTTCTGTTGCCTTGGCTGTTATATTCCTTGGTGATACTCTTCATGTTGGAAGGTATGGtttattcaattttagtttAATCAAGTAAACGGTCCTTATGAATATTTAGAACTTCGttttttgtctttaattttttttttcaccttttagtccttataaattttCCGTCAGATTTTTAGGCCTTGTAAAATTTTCTATCAACAATTTTAGTCTTTGTAAAAATTTTCCGTCCACATTTTCGATCTCTAAAATgctaaaggaaaatgttatagaaattaaaaaatacatttttttgtagggactaaaaactaaattataaacattaataaagatcatttacttaattaacctttcAATATTTGAATTGGATTTTTGGCATTGTTCTtgctaatttttattatttttccaaCTTAATCATATGGTTGTTGACAATCATTAATTTGTGTATTTCTTTCTACATTCTACAGTATAATTGGAGCCATAATCATCTCAACAGGTCTTTATGCTGTAATGTGGGGCAAATCAAGAGAAGAGATAGAGGAAGATGTTGGTAGCTCAGAGTCACCATCTACAGATAATGCACCTCTATTGCAAAGCTGTAgaattgaaacttttgaaaacaaaacaaatggaaatgtttaaaaataagGTTATCTAATCTAAGGAATTGTAATGTAAGATAGATGCGCAGtaaaaatatgacattttgAGCCAAGTGATACATGTACAATTGATAAACTATATTCTGACctcaaaataatttaagaatTAAGTcctctaaaaagaaaaaagaatttaagatttttttattttttttggataacaaGAGGGCCTAAGCCCAACAAAGAATGAAATTACTGCCTAACAATACGCGGAGTACAAACACCAGTTAAATCagctaaaaacaaaatactaatTTGAGCAGGACAATGCTCATATAACATCAAAGTGAATCCTCCATCACAAGCTATATTTGCAAGTGCGTCAGCACAAGCATTATCTTCTCTGTAAGAATTTAAGATTTAagtcataaataaaaaagacaaaaatcaaAGATCGTCCGTGAATTAAAGATAGCCTGACAATGAATTGTTCCACCTAAGAATCGAACTTTGGTTCTCCCAAACGGGTCGTCCTTTATTTTTGCATCATTGCAAGACTTAAATGAAATAAGATCTATAAGATCTTGGAATCTTGCATTGAGTTTGTTGAGGACTTCTGCATAGACGGCTGATTTTAACTCTTACGATGTGCAACAAACTAATGCTCAAACATGGATTCACATTGATGGTCTTGCATGTGAGTATTGACTACCCacaattttgtttgaaatagttGGGGCCTTAGGCATTCCATTGGCTCTTGATGAGGCCACTAGTAGGACTTCAATCACTTTGTAAGGATACTaataaatattgataataaatattgattcGAATTTTGATTTGCATGAAAGAATCCTTGTTAAAAGGATGAATTAGACTTTTATGTCGATGTTGAATACGAGAAACTTCATCCTTTATGCTACTCATATAAGATAATTAGACATACTATTCAGAATTACAATATCAAAGTCTAAAATTTCAGCAAGTACAATAGTCGTGCACAAGCAACCTATTGCTAAGCCTACTGGATCAAATGTTGAAGTTGAGAAGGTTGTCGAGGCTACACCTTTGGAGCCAGTTCCAAAAACGCAACTAGGAGATGGCATATATTGTTTATGTAAGACATGTCTTTACTCATGAGGTAGAGATATCTCCTATTATTGTTAGAACAATTCATGTGCAGTTAGTGCAGGTGGAAGACAACTTTGATCATCCTATTCTTCTGGCTGAGAATCAAGAGGAAAACCAATAGAGCAGCAACGAAATTCCTCAAATGCGTATTATTGGTCTTTGGAGTGATATGGTGATATATTTGGATTATTCAAGATACCCCATTTATTTGTGGCATGAATTCTTCCAATGTCATTGTTACTAAATATGTCTTAAATCCTAATGTCACTCATgacttttagattttttaatcGTATTGGAAGGGCAATGATTCCTTTGCCAAGGGGCCTCAAGTTTATACCGATGAGGAGGAGAGAGCGTCAACTATCAATTATTTGTGAAACCACTATGCTGTTAATAGTCTTTCATTGAGGTAACATATAtgaccaagaaaaaaaaacacacagaAGAGTATTCATGTTTATAATACCTTCTCTAGGGGAAGACATCTAGATTGATTTGTTCTTTGtcttttttcttggtttgttttgctttttactttcttattattttctttgttatgGGTATGACTTTCATCCTCCAatatttgtttagtttttattgTTTCAGACGGTTTTGATCCATATTCCCCTTCaccttttttgttgttgtcttttttatttatttttataattagggTGTTGAACCCATTTTgcctaaaagaaataaaataattacagGCTTTAATTTctatagtttttaattttttctacctATTTTTCCACCCTTCTGTTCCTTCAATTGGCTAaagaaataatcaaataaaataatttttaaaactatcttcttttttttttttttgacaaaaaagaaaCTATATATTTGAATGCTATAGGTTCATttgcaaaaattattttatgaagatgCTAAATCTAAATTATTATAGAAACGAAGGTGTCATTTTCACCGTTGTTTGTATAATTATATCATGAACCTAATATGGGCCCAATTTTTCATGCAAATGGTAGCAACATAATACTAACTAATTAACAAAATGTTTGATATATTATGCCAACACCATCATGACTCATGAGTAACATgactaaaaacaatataatagtAAGCAAGtgtgatatatattaatttaagaCAATGAgctttaacttttattttggttttgattatAATGGTCCAACTCAAAACCTCATCAAAAGCATCTaacaacattctgaacttcAACAAGGTTTGTGATTGTTGTATATAGGATAAAACTTAGAACACATAGAAAGATGACAAGAAAACGGTCCTTTTACATGGATTTTCTGCCACCTGTTGTGATTATAGGCAATGAATGTGTTGACATGGCTTTACTGACTTTGTTCAAAGCAGCTACACTTCAAGGGATGAACAATCATGTCTTTGTTGCCTATGCTTATGCTGTTGCAACTTCTTTTCTCCTTCCTATCACTTTTTTTAGAAGAAGGTAAGTTTGACAGAATCACGACGTTAGAATAAAGttttggtaaaatcaaaattcattgatgtttcaacaaaataacaatatgaccttaattttgtcaaactcgCAATGATTTCAAACATTatacttaattttattatttttgcagATCAAGAGTGGTTCATCCACTCAGTTTCTCCATAATATGCAAAATTGTGCTTCTTGGAGCGATAGGGTAATtgaaaaatagcattttgttaatataaatttattatatttggtCTTCAATTTTATGGTTCTCATGGTTTTGTTTATGTTAAACAGATCTTCATGTCAAATTATGGGGTATATTGCTATTAATTACAGTTCTCCAACACTTTCTGCAGCAATTGGTAATCTTGTACCTGCTTTCACTTTCATGTTAGCTGTTATTTTCAGGtttgcaaattttattttaatttaacacaTTTCTTACCCTTatgaataaatttattttaatacatGGTAAACACATTTTAGCTGTTCTATTTTGACTGATTCATGATGATTTTAgtcttaaatttgaaaatttggtagctcaattttcaaatcttaaGAATTTCCCTATCAAGAAATTTGAGGGTCATGTTGTGTCAAGTTGAATGATGAGTTGACATGTCAACGAGGGACCTGACAAGTgtggattaaattttattatttaattttttcatgtcATTAAAATGctgtttaaaaataaacttgaactgacaaaatttaaaaccctacaaaaaaaataagattctCAAAAACCATACATTGTAACATCACAAATGATATGTCCACTTATGCTCACGTGTAGCTACTTGTGTCAGAAGTGCATGGATAATTAGATAATAGTTGGTGTCTTTTCTTTGCTACGTTTCCAAACTCTACCACCGTATCTTAGAgcaattctttctttttttcaagcatttttct belongs to Medicago truncatula cultivar Jemalong A17 chromosome 6, MtrunA17r5.0-ANR, whole genome shotgun sequence and includes:
- the LOC25495207 gene encoding WAT1-related protein At4g15540, with the protein product MTRRWSFYMDFLPIVVIASNEFSDVALVILYKAATLQGMNNYVFVAYAYAVGTSVLLPITFFKRRSRVVPPLSFSILCKIVLLGAIGSSCQIMGYTAISYSSPTLSASIGNLIPAFTFILAVTFRMEKLAAKSRSSNAKVIGSIISIAGAFVLTFYKGPSIMNSSLLHQPVDFLKSEDSSWAFAGILLTIVYLMFSLWYILMVHILKEFSDEVTLVLLYTITATIISTVVALLSVPNASAWKIGLNLSLISIVSSGIFGKLISSIVYAWSLRLKGAVYVTSFKPLQIVFSVALAVIFLGDTLHVGSIIGAIIISTGLYAVMWGKSREEIEEDVGSSESPSTDNAPLLQSCRIETFENKTNGNV